The Myxococcota bacterium genome has a segment encoding these proteins:
- a CDS encoding thiolase family protein, with protein MAREAVIVDCKRTGLTKAHRGSFNITSPVDYVAHCMREVAASAPNLDPEEIEDVVLGCGFPEGVQGMNMGRIAAMAAGLPVSVAATTVNRFCSSGSQAVAMAAHMIVNEGVEAAIGAGVETITMMQDGTQNTTRMVNETARKRFPGLYFPMGLTAEIVAERYKVSREDQDAYALRSQQRTAHFQDKGWMAEEIAPMTVTMKNIVKDGDDYESEVVVDRDECNRASTTLEGLTKLQPVFKKAEEGGTVTAGNASQLSDGAAACLLLSSDRAKQLGVEPLGIYRGSAIAGCQPDEMGIGPIYAVPKLLKRHGLTMADIDLVELNEAFASQVLQVQRVLDIPTEKLNVNGGSISIGHPFGMTGARLTGTLLRELKRRKKRYGIVTMCVGGGQGFASLFESA; from the coding sequence ATGGCTCGCGAAGCCGTGATCGTCGACTGCAAGCGCACGGGGCTCACGAAGGCCCACCGCGGATCGTTCAACATCACGTCGCCCGTCGACTACGTCGCGCACTGCATGCGCGAGGTCGCCGCGTCGGCCCCGAACCTCGACCCGGAGGAGATCGAGGACGTCGTGCTCGGCTGCGGCTTCCCGGAAGGCGTGCAGGGCATGAACATGGGGCGCATCGCGGCGATGGCCGCCGGGCTTCCCGTGTCCGTCGCCGCCACCACCGTGAACCGCTTCTGCTCGTCGGGCTCGCAGGCCGTCGCGATGGCCGCGCACATGATCGTGAACGAGGGCGTCGAGGCGGCGATCGGCGCCGGCGTCGAGACGATCACGATGATGCAGGACGGCACGCAGAACACGACGCGCATGGTCAACGAGACGGCGCGCAAGCGCTTCCCGGGCCTCTACTTCCCGATGGGGCTCACCGCCGAGATCGTCGCCGAGCGGTACAAGGTCTCGCGCGAGGACCAGGACGCGTACGCGCTGCGGAGCCAGCAGCGCACCGCCCACTTCCAGGACAAGGGCTGGATGGCGGAGGAGATCGCGCCCATGACGGTCACGATGAAGAACATCGTGAAGGACGGCGACGACTACGAATCCGAGGTCGTCGTCGACCGCGACGAGTGCAACCGCGCGAGCACGACGCTCGAGGGGCTGACCAAGCTGCAGCCCGTGTTCAAGAAGGCGGAGGAAGGCGGCACGGTCACGGCCGGCAACGCCTCGCAGCTCTCGGACGGCGCGGCCGCGTGCCTGCTGCTCTCGTCCGACCGCGCGAAGCAGCTCGGCGTCGAGCCGCTCGGTATCTACCGCGGCTCCGCGATCGCCGGCTGCCAGCCCGACGAGATGGGCATCGGGCCGATCTACGCGGTGCCGAAGCTGCTCAAGCGCCACGGCCTCACGATGGCGGACATCGACCTCGTCGAGCTGAACGAGGCGTTCGCGTCGCAGGTGCTGCAGGTGCAGCGCGTGCTCGACATCCCGACGGAGAAGCTCAACGTGAACGGCGGCTCGATCTCGATCGGCCACCCGTTCGGCATGACGGGCGCGCGCCTGACGGGCACGCTCCTGCGCGAGCTCAAGCGCCGCAAGAAGCGCTACGGCATCGTGACGATGTGCGTGGGCGGCGGCCAGGGCTTCGCGTCGCTGTTCGAGTCCGCCTAG
- a CDS encoding fumarylacetoacetate hydrolase family protein produces the protein MVGARAGRRARAIPAHASLAIALVAAAACNAPVTDPRRPPLCDATPPPARLVRYLSAQVDDALSPSYGLVLEDVDGVPTRVLNVTAWLRDAGNAVATPAEPRRAAFARELEAARARWDAWRVQAATRAPGGLDPRFARYVDEILREDADERICAPIATSQAAIESGDAISIGIGLNYAEHAREAGAEDDFFAFAKAVAPTGPYRDVPRADGVALLDYEVELAFVVLEDLDLEQLPPRGELDAHLAYLQVDDVTDREPIVLGSRAHFTEAKSRPGFLPAGPWLVHGADLRPFPGDCARPLALTLEVEEANGPRSLRQRSDTSLMRRDPHALLEWLGALARERLASEDAPVIDGVLRGERWRFPIAKRVGDRLVLPAGSLVATGTPAGIAMQAPSPLGAVARGLARARGPFANFAAEQRARLDAEGYLEDGDEVVARVDALGAQRFRIAPARPAAEGAPAPFDPCAAR, from the coding sequence GTGGTAGGCGCTCGCGCCGGCCGCCGCGCGCGCGCGATCCCCGCGCACGCCTCGCTCGCGATCGCGCTCGTCGCGGCCGCGGCCTGCAACGCGCCCGTCACGGATCCGCGCCGCCCGCCGCTCTGCGACGCGACGCCGCCGCCCGCGCGTCTCGTCCGCTACCTGTCCGCACAGGTCGACGACGCGCTCTCGCCCTCGTACGGCCTCGTGCTCGAGGACGTCGACGGCGTGCCGACGCGCGTCCTCAACGTGACGGCGTGGCTGCGCGACGCGGGCAACGCCGTCGCGACGCCCGCCGAGCCGCGGCGCGCGGCCTTCGCGCGCGAGCTCGAGGCCGCGCGCGCGCGCTGGGACGCGTGGCGCGTGCAGGCCGCGACGCGCGCACCGGGCGGCTTGGACCCGCGCTTCGCGCGCTACGTCGACGAGATCCTCCGCGAGGACGCGGACGAGCGCATCTGCGCGCCCATCGCGACCTCGCAGGCCGCGATCGAGAGCGGCGACGCGATCTCGATCGGCATCGGCCTCAACTACGCCGAGCACGCGCGCGAGGCCGGCGCCGAGGACGACTTCTTCGCGTTCGCGAAGGCCGTCGCGCCGACCGGCCCGTACCGCGACGTGCCGCGCGCCGACGGCGTCGCGCTGCTCGACTACGAGGTCGAGCTCGCGTTCGTCGTGCTCGAGGACCTCGATCTCGAGCAGCTACCGCCGCGCGGCGAGCTCGACGCGCACCTCGCCTATCTCCAGGTCGACGACGTGACGGACCGCGAGCCGATCGTGCTCGGCTCGCGCGCGCACTTCACGGAGGCGAAGTCGCGCCCCGGCTTCCTGCCGGCGGGGCCATGGCTCGTGCACGGCGCCGACCTGCGCCCCTTCCCGGGCGACTGCGCGCGACCGCTCGCGCTGACGCTCGAGGTCGAGGAGGCGAACGGTCCGCGCTCGCTGCGGCAGCGCTCGGACACGTCGCTCATGCGGCGCGACCCGCACGCGCTGCTCGAGTGGCTGGGCGCGCTCGCGCGCGAGCGCCTCGCGAGCGAGGACGCGCCCGTGATCGACGGCGTGCTGCGCGGCGAGCGGTGGCGGTTCCCGATCGCGAAGCGCGTCGGCGACCGCCTCGTGCTGCCGGCCGGGAGCCTGGTCGCGACGGGCACGCCGGCGGGCATCGCGATGCAGGCGCCGTCGCCGCTCGGCGCGGTCGCGCGCGGCCTCGCGCGCGCGCGCGGGCCGTTCGCGAACTTCGCCGCCGAGCAGCGCGCCCGGCTCGACGCCGAGGGCTATCTCGAGGACGGCGACGAGGTGGTCGCGCGGGTCGACGCGCTCGGCGCGCAGCGCTTCCGCATCGCGCCCGCGCGGCCGGCCGCGGAAGGCGCGCCCGCTCCCTTCGACCCCTGCGCGGCCCGCTAG
- a CDS encoding amidase: MSIADYEDRDALGLAELVRTGAAKPEELLDCALARLAERDPKINAVPIRMIDEARAAIARGLPDGPLRGVPFLLKDLHLLWKGVRTTNGCRLFADHVPDHDSEMVRRYKAAGLVVFGKSASPEFGLTTTTESKLFGVTKNPWKDGATAGGSSGGAAAAVAAGILPAANASDGGGSIRVPASCCGLFGLKPSRGRVPFGPDAGEGWNGMSTIHAVTRSVRDSAALLDAVCAPERGAPYAAPPQARPYLDEVGAAPGRLRIALQTDAFNGAPVHADCVDAARATAKLLGELGHDVREAKLDLDFAPLGDATRIVIAAHLRATLEARGEALGRAVVQDDVENLSWFMFQTVGSVGAAEYAKAVKLIHQSTRAVEGFLADFDLLVTPTMAGPPSPLGRLSLSNPDVPAFLAGLQESTAFSQLLNASGNPAVSVPLAWNADGLPIGSQLVARFGDEATLFRVGAQLEDARPWFDRRAPLW, translated from the coding sequence ATGAGCATCGCCGACTACGAGGATCGCGACGCACTCGGCCTGGCCGAGCTGGTGCGCACGGGCGCAGCGAAGCCCGAGGAGCTCCTCGACTGCGCGCTCGCGCGCCTCGCCGAGCGCGATCCGAAGATCAACGCCGTGCCGATCCGGATGATCGACGAGGCGCGCGCCGCGATCGCGCGCGGCCTGCCCGACGGCCCGCTGCGCGGCGTGCCCTTCCTCCTGAAGGATCTCCATCTCCTGTGGAAGGGCGTGCGCACGACCAACGGCTGCCGGCTGTTCGCCGACCACGTCCCCGACCACGACAGCGAGATGGTGCGGCGGTACAAGGCGGCCGGGCTCGTCGTGTTCGGCAAGAGCGCCTCGCCGGAGTTCGGGCTGACGACGACGACCGAATCGAAGCTCTTCGGCGTCACGAAGAACCCGTGGAAGGACGGCGCGACGGCGGGCGGCTCGTCGGGCGGTGCGGCCGCGGCGGTCGCCGCCGGCATCCTGCCCGCGGCGAACGCGAGCGACGGAGGCGGCTCGATCCGCGTCCCGGCGAGCTGCTGCGGCCTGTTCGGGCTCAAGCCCTCGCGCGGGCGCGTGCCGTTCGGGCCGGACGCGGGCGAGGGCTGGAACGGCATGAGCACGATCCACGCCGTGACGCGCTCCGTGCGCGACAGCGCGGCGCTGCTCGATGCGGTCTGCGCGCCGGAGCGCGGCGCGCCCTACGCCGCACCGCCGCAGGCGAGGCCCTACCTCGACGAGGTCGGCGCCGCGCCGGGACGGCTCCGCATCGCGCTCCAGACGGACGCGTTCAACGGCGCGCCCGTGCACGCCGACTGCGTCGACGCCGCGCGCGCGACCGCGAAGCTCCTCGGCGAGCTCGGACACGACGTGCGCGAGGCGAAGCTCGACCTCGACTTCGCGCCGCTCGGCGACGCGACGCGCATCGTGATCGCCGCGCACCTTCGCGCGACGCTCGAGGCGCGCGGAGAAGCGCTCGGTCGCGCGGTCGTGCAGGACGACGTCGAGAACCTGTCGTGGTTCATGTTCCAGACGGTCGGGAGCGTCGGCGCGGCCGAGTACGCGAAGGCCGTGAAGCTCATCCACCAGAGCACGCGCGCCGTCGAGGGCTTCCTGGCCGACTTCGACCTGCTCGTGACGCCGACGATGGCCGGCCCGCCCTCGCCGCTCGGCCGCCTCTCGCTCAGCAACCCCGACGTGCCCGCGTTCCTGGCCGGGCTGCAGGAGTCGACCGCGTTCTCGCAGCTCCTGAACGCGTCGGGCAACCCGGCCGTCTCGGTGCCGCTCGCGTGGAACGCCGACGGCCTGCCCATCGGCAGCCAGCTCGTCGCGCGCTTCGGCGACGAGGCGACGCTGTTCCGCGTCGGCGCGCAGCTCGAGGACGCGCGCCCGTGGTTCGATCGGCGAGCGCCGCTGTGGTAG
- a CDS encoding DUF1415 domain-containing protein, protein MEQRRARAGSGPGARAPGAAGDAAAIADARTAARRWVERVVVGLDLCPFAGDVLRGDRLRIAVCDAASPEGVLAALDAELARLLRTEVRELETTLLVLANALRDFDAFNAFLDVAEELVRRRGCEGVVQIASFHPEYRFAGEAPDDPASFTNRSPHPMLHLLREESVARAVASHPDPAAIPARNVARMRAMGADALRALVAACLHDSAPPPRRS, encoded by the coding sequence ATGGAGCAGCGGCGCGCGCGAGCGGGGAGCGGGCCGGGCGCGCGTGCGCCGGGCGCGGCCGGGGATGCGGCCGCGATCGCGGATGCGCGCACCGCCGCGCGGCGGTGGGTCGAGCGCGTGGTCGTGGGCCTCGACCTCTGTCCGTTCGCCGGCGACGTGCTGCGCGGCGATCGGCTCCGCATCGCGGTGTGCGACGCGGCGTCGCCCGAGGGCGTGCTCGCCGCCCTCGACGCCGAGCTCGCGCGTCTGCTGCGCACGGAGGTCCGGGAGCTCGAGACGACGCTGCTCGTGCTCGCGAACGCGCTGCGCGACTTCGACGCGTTCAACGCGTTCCTCGACGTCGCCGAGGAGCTCGTGCGCCGGCGCGGCTGCGAGGGCGTCGTGCAGATCGCGAGCTTCCATCCGGAGTACCGCTTCGCCGGCGAGGCGCCCGACGACCCCGCGAGCTTTACGAACCGCTCGCCGCATCCCATGCTGCACCTGCTGCGCGAGGAGAGCGTCGCGCGCGCCGTCGCCTCGCATCCCGACCCGGCCGCGATCCCGGCGCGCAACGTCGCGCGCATGCGCGCGATGGGCGCGGATGCGCTCCGCGCGCTCGTCGCAGCGTGTCTGCACGATTCCGCGCCCCCGCCGCGACGGAGCTAG
- a CDS encoding OsmC family protein, which translates to MVRMHVDYQGKLRSEAVHEPSGSRIETDAPADNEGLAERFSPTDLVCAALASCILTTMGIVARRREWRIEGARVDVEKHMTTDPVRRIGRIVARIAMPAGIPEEARAVLVRTANTCPVHRSLHPDVELDIAFDWA; encoded by the coding sequence ATGGTCCGCATGCACGTCGACTACCAGGGGAAGCTGCGCAGCGAGGCCGTGCACGAGCCGTCCGGGTCGCGCATCGAGACGGACGCGCCCGCCGACAACGAGGGGCTCGCCGAGCGCTTCTCGCCGACCGATCTCGTCTGCGCGGCGCTCGCGAGCTGCATCCTCACGACGATGGGCATCGTCGCGCGACGCCGCGAATGGCGCATCGAGGGCGCGCGCGTCGACGTCGAGAAGCACATGACGACCGACCCGGTGCGCCGCATCGGGCGCATCGTCGCGCGCATCGCGATGCCCGCCGGCATCCCCGAGGAGGCGCGCGCGGTGCTGGTGCGCACGGCGAACACGTGCCCCGTCCACCGCAGCCTGCACCCCGACGTCGAGCTCGACATCGCGTTCGACTGGGCCTGA
- the arfB gene encoding alternative ribosome rescue aminoacyl-tRNA hydrolase ArfB, which produces MSELRDLEIVWDAAGRPRSARIPARLLRVRHARASGPGGQNVNKVATKVDLRLDLDGAREVLGAAAIARVRARLAARLDASGALCATSGEHRTQRRNLEAATRRLEEWLGEALSTARPRRATKPTKGSTERRVAAKRGRSAVKRLRGRPRGDD; this is translated from the coding sequence GTGTCCGAGCTCCGCGACCTCGAGATCGTCTGGGACGCCGCGGGCCGGCCGCGCAGCGCGCGGATCCCGGCGCGCCTGCTGCGCGTGCGCCACGCGCGCGCGAGCGGGCCCGGCGGGCAGAACGTGAACAAGGTCGCCACGAAGGTCGACCTCCGGCTCGACCTCGACGGCGCGCGCGAAGTCCTCGGCGCCGCCGCGATCGCGCGCGTGCGCGCGCGTCTCGCCGCCCGGCTCGACGCGAGCGGCGCGCTGTGCGCGACGAGCGGCGAGCACCGCACGCAGCGGCGCAATCTCGAAGCCGCGACCCGCCGCCTGGAGGAATGGCTCGGCGAGGCGCTCTCGACGGCGCGCCCCCGACGCGCGACGAAGCCGACGAAGGGCAGCACCGAGCGCCGCGTCGCGGCCAAGCGCGGGCGCTCCGCCGTCAAGAGGCTCCGCGGGCGCCCGCGCGGCGACGACTGA
- a CDS encoding M14 family metallopeptidase, translated as MTFVIAELALVASALYAGAVLRAGVAARALPARGLARSAYRAPDAADAELDALAERHPTLARVEAYGRSQGGRALRLVRVGAREAPARLLVTGHIHAGEFVGGHVARAVARAIAEGDDDDARALRARAQVLVAPLLNPDGAVRVWERGGWTRLSGMRHTQGGVDPNRNFPFEGWREGGRRDGPAHRRERAWNSARSRPGTVYYRGPGPLSEVECRALVALCARERFCAALHFHSFGAVVYAPALVDGFAGARGDGIARGLAVFEGAFQSRQRERRYRYVPERPAAIAGQLDAYLVGAFGIPSATVEVGRPGLALLHPARFANPFWLWNPVDPERWARNDVPAALHALRAMLDATGGAPSSPRQPRLAAAIEADLGA; from the coding sequence ATGACCTTCGTGATCGCCGAGCTCGCCCTCGTCGCCAGCGCGCTCTACGCCGGTGCGGTCCTCCGCGCCGGCGTCGCCGCGCGCGCGCTGCCGGCGCGCGGGCTCGCGCGCTCGGCCTATCGCGCGCCCGACGCGGCGGATGCCGAGCTCGACGCGCTCGCGGAGCGCCACCCGACGCTCGCGCGCGTCGAGGCGTACGGGCGCTCGCAGGGCGGTCGCGCGCTGCGCCTCGTGCGCGTCGGTGCGCGCGAGGCGCCCGCTCGTCTGCTCGTCACCGGCCACATCCACGCCGGCGAGTTCGTCGGCGGGCACGTCGCGCGCGCGGTCGCGCGCGCCATCGCCGAGGGCGACGACGACGATGCGCGCGCGCTCCGCGCGCGCGCGCAGGTGCTCGTGGCGCCGCTCCTCAACCCCGACGGCGCCGTGCGCGTGTGGGAGCGCGGCGGGTGGACGCGCCTGTCGGGGATGCGGCACACGCAGGGCGGCGTCGATCCGAACCGCAACTTCCCGTTCGAAGGCTGGCGCGAGGGCGGGCGGCGCGACGGGCCCGCGCACCGGCGCGAGCGCGCGTGGAACTCGGCGCGCAGCCGGCCGGGAACCGTCTACTACCGCGGGCCGGGGCCGCTCTCCGAGGTCGAGTGCCGCGCGCTCGTCGCGCTCTGCGCGCGCGAGCGGTTCTGCGCCGCGCTCCACTTCCACAGCTTCGGCGCGGTCGTCTACGCGCCCGCGCTGGTCGACGGCTTCGCGGGCGCGCGCGGCGACGGCATCGCGCGCGGGCTGGCCGTCTTCGAAGGCGCCTTCCAGTCGCGACAGCGCGAGCGGCGCTATCGCTACGTGCCCGAGCGCCCGGCCGCGATCGCCGGCCAGCTCGACGCGTACCTCGTCGGCGCGTTCGGGATCCCGAGCGCGACCGTCGAGGTCGGGCGGCCGGGCCTCGCGCTGCTGCACCCGGCGCGCTTCGCGAACCCGTTCTGGCTGTGGAACCCGGTGGATCCCGAGCGGTGGGCGCGCAACGACGTCCCGGCCGCGCTGCACGCGCTGCGCGCGATGCTCGACGCGACCGGCGGCGCTCCGTCGTCGCCGCGGCAGCCGCGCCTCGCGGCCGCGATCGAGGCGGATCTCGGCGCGTGA
- a CDS encoding alpha/beta hydrolase — MSVRRFVLWVVIAVALVLAGLPTALDLLGLGPDPSAMPPRGRTQPLANGRAIHFREFGADALRPPVVLVHGLPSFASDWYETPDALARRGRRAIAYDRVGYGFSSRANPAEAGTYTLASNADDLAALLDVLGIERASLVGWSYGGGVVQTFALAHPERVHRLVLVGSIGPATPSERDNPLGVAGALLGSPLGEPLLHWIARVPPLGRAVANGGLAVAFSRAEAIPRGWADYTIAMLARPGTLAAYRAEMTRMDTSGLDVERIEVPTLVLHGNDDRLVPYSVAEDLAARIPSAKLVPVFEGSHMLPVTHPEQLADEIDRFLGI; from the coding sequence ATGAGCGTACGACGCTTCGTGCTCTGGGTCGTGATCGCGGTCGCGCTCGTGCTGGCGGGCCTGCCCACCGCGCTCGACCTCCTCGGCCTCGGCCCCGATCCGTCCGCGATGCCGCCGCGCGGGCGCACCCAGCCTCTCGCGAACGGCCGCGCCATCCACTTCCGGGAGTTCGGCGCCGACGCGCTCCGCCCGCCCGTCGTGCTCGTGCACGGGTTGCCCTCCTTCGCGAGCGACTGGTACGAGACGCCCGACGCGCTCGCGCGGCGCGGCCGCCGCGCCATCGCCTACGACCGCGTCGGCTACGGGTTCTCGAGCCGCGCGAATCCCGCGGAAGCCGGCACGTACACGCTGGCCTCGAACGCGGACGACCTCGCCGCGCTGCTCGACGTGCTCGGGATCGAGCGCGCCTCGCTCGTCGGCTGGTCGTACGGCGGCGGCGTGGTGCAGACGTTCGCGCTCGCGCACCCCGAGCGCGTGCACCGGCTCGTGCTCGTCGGCTCGATCGGCCCGGCGACCCCGAGCGAGCGCGACAACCCCCTCGGCGTCGCCGGCGCGCTGCTCGGGAGCCCGCTCGGCGAGCCGCTCCTGCACTGGATCGCGCGCGTTCCGCCGCTCGGGCGCGCGGTCGCGAACGGCGGGCTCGCCGTCGCGTTCTCGCGCGCCGAGGCGATTCCGCGCGGCTGGGCCGACTACACGATCGCGATGCTCGCGCGCCCCGGAACGCTCGCCGCCTACCGCGCCGAGATGACGCGCATGGACACGAGCGGCCTCGACGTCGAGCGCATCGAGGTCCCGACGCTCGTGCTGCACGGCAACGACGATCGCCTCGTCCCGTACTCGGTGGCCGAGGACCTCGCCGCGCGCATTCCGTCGGCGAAGCTCGTCCCCGTCTTCGAAGGCAGCCACATGCTGCCGGTGACGCACCCCGAGCAGCTCGCCGACGAGATCGACCGCTTCCTCGGCATCTGA
- a CDS encoding Nramp family divalent metal transporter: MIHLSERVLPAPRRASLPEAPPLRRMLGPSIILLGLSIGSGEFVLWPKLTAEWGFGLFWACWLGATMQFFIDMEVERYTLATGESAVVGFVRASRAWGPVFLACGIVPWIWPGWATGAGVLLSWEIGGPPVLYAVVGLVGCGVALTLSPVVYRFVEVVQTVLVVTIFALVLLLAALVVRGDSLAALFDGALRFGWVPDGIHLPALLGALAFAGAGGTVNLAQSNYIKDKGYGMGCYIGRITSPLTGREEAESTVGYAFEDDASARARWATWWRRANVEHFFSFYVLCVLSLALFCLLTHALIGSGRIGGGDFDFIAAQGDALAARFGAWAEHAFFAAGFAVLFSTELAVLDAVTRVVADLVKVVALRDREDWTMTRVYFAVLWMFVAFGVLVIALGMQRPLQLLVLSAALNAVVMFLYSGLLLWVNWTSFSPPLRPGPLRVVALLGAFAFFGYFSVVTLVEEAPKLVR, translated from the coding sequence GTGATCCATCTGTCCGAGCGGGTGCTGCCGGCACCGCGCCGCGCGTCGCTTCCCGAGGCGCCGCCGCTGCGTCGGATGCTGGGCCCGAGCATCATCCTGCTCGGGCTCTCCATCGGGAGCGGCGAGTTCGTCCTTTGGCCGAAGCTCACGGCAGAATGGGGCTTCGGCCTCTTCTGGGCGTGCTGGCTCGGCGCCACGATGCAGTTCTTCATCGACATGGAGGTCGAGCGCTACACGCTCGCGACGGGCGAGAGCGCCGTCGTCGGGTTCGTGCGCGCGTCGCGCGCCTGGGGCCCCGTCTTCCTCGCGTGCGGCATCGTGCCCTGGATCTGGCCGGGGTGGGCGACGGGCGCGGGCGTGCTCCTCTCCTGGGAGATCGGCGGCCCGCCGGTGCTGTACGCGGTGGTCGGGCTCGTCGGCTGCGGCGTCGCGCTCACGCTCTCGCCGGTCGTCTACCGCTTCGTCGAGGTCGTGCAGACCGTCCTGGTCGTGACGATCTTCGCGCTCGTGCTGCTGCTCGCCGCGCTCGTCGTGCGCGGCGATTCGCTCGCGGCGCTCTTCGACGGCGCGTTGCGCTTCGGCTGGGTGCCCGACGGCATCCACCTGCCCGCGCTCCTCGGCGCGCTCGCGTTCGCGGGAGCCGGCGGCACCGTCAACCTCGCGCAGTCGAACTACATCAAGGACAAGGGCTACGGGATGGGCTGCTACATCGGCCGCATCACGAGCCCGCTGACGGGACGCGAGGAGGCCGAGAGCACGGTCGGCTACGCGTTCGAGGACGACGCTTCCGCGCGCGCGCGCTGGGCGACGTGGTGGCGGCGCGCCAACGTCGAGCACTTCTTCTCGTTCTACGTGCTGTGCGTCCTCTCGCTCGCGCTCTTCTGCCTGCTCACGCACGCGCTGATCGGGTCGGGCCGCATCGGCGGCGGCGACTTCGACTTCATCGCGGCGCAGGGCGACGCGCTCGCCGCGCGCTTCGGCGCGTGGGCGGAGCACGCCTTCTTCGCGGCCGGCTTCGCGGTGCTGTTCTCGACCGAGCTCGCCGTGCTCGACGCCGTGACGCGCGTCGTGGCCGACCTCGTCAAGGTCGTCGCGCTCCGCGATCGCGAGGACTGGACGATGACGCGCGTGTACTTCGCCGTGCTGTGGATGTTCGTCGCGTTCGGCGTGCTCGTGATCGCGCTCGGGATGCAGCGCCCGCTCCAGCTCCTCGTGCTGTCGGCGGCGCTCAACGCGGTGGTGATGTTCCTGTACTCGGGGCTCCTGCTCTGGGTCAACTGGACGAGCTTCTCGCCGCCGCTGCGCCCCGGCCCGCTGCGCGTCGTCGCGCTGCTCGGCGCGTTCGCGTTCTTCGGCTACTTCAGTGTGGTCACGCTCGTCGAAGAGGCGCCGAAGCTCGTTCGTTAG
- a CDS encoding HupE/UreJ family protein: MTPPFPPQPTLAPRTPPGRGDAAVARAALALSIALAFGAVVLPSSDARAHTRSVSYSSWKLDDGGARVKVRIPRLELTRIALDAPPDDPTLAARAAAYLAERLVARSGGVDGPLCEAQGPPEQRSADEGWAAFAWRVVCPGGPPAAIETNVLLDVAPSHLHFARVARTDGRVSERVLTEAEPAWALPAAEAGPPGASPARAEEPALRSLARYVGLGVEHILSGWDHLAFVLALVLLAPALGEVARVVTGFTIAHSVTLALAVLGYVHPQAAAVEAMIGFSVALVAAENTWSHAGRGRSVPVLAVVALALCAAVALGGRSAVGAVPLVGLAVFTACHFALLARTRRPARVRAMLAFAFGLVHGFGFAGVLAEMALPAERLAPALFGFNVGVEIGQIAVVAAAWPLLRMLRRIGDGSAHRWVVDAASAGICGLGIFWFVTRAFGGA, from the coding sequence GTGACCCCGCCCTTCCCGCCGCAGCCCACCCTCGCGCCCCGCACCCCGCCCGGACGCGGCGACGCGGCCGTCGCGCGCGCCGCACTCGCCCTCTCCATCGCGCTCGCGTTCGGCGCCGTGGTGCTGCCGTCGAGCGACGCGCGCGCGCACACGCGCAGCGTCTCCTACTCGAGCTGGAAGCTCGACGACGGCGGTGCGCGCGTGAAGGTGCGCATCCCGCGGCTCGAGCTGACGCGCATCGCGCTCGACGCGCCGCCCGACGACCCGACGCTCGCGGCGCGCGCCGCCGCCTACCTGGCCGAGCGGCTCGTCGCGCGCTCGGGCGGTGTCGACGGGCCGCTCTGCGAGGCGCAGGGCCCGCCCGAGCAGCGGAGCGCGGACGAGGGCTGGGCGGCGTTCGCGTGGCGCGTCGTCTGCCCGGGCGGCCCGCCCGCGGCGATCGAGACGAACGTGCTGCTCGACGTCGCGCCTTCCCATCTCCACTTCGCCCGCGTCGCGCGGACCGACGGGCGCGTGAGCGAACGCGTGCTGACCGAGGCGGAGCCCGCGTGGGCCCTGCCCGCGGCGGAGGCCGGACCACCGGGCGCGTCGCCCGCCCGCGCCGAAGAGCCCGCGCTCCGCTCGCTCGCACGTTATGTCGGGCTCGGCGTCGAGCACATCCTGTCGGGCTGGGACCACCTCGCGTTCGTGCTCGCGCTCGTCCTGCTCGCCCCGGCGCTCGGCGAGGTCGCACGCGTCGTCACCGGCTTCACGATCGCGCACAGCGTGACGCTCGCTCTGGCCGTGCTCGGCTACGTGCACCCGCAGGCCGCGGCGGTGGAAGCGATGATCGGGTTCTCGGTCGCGCTCGTCGCGGCGGAGAACACGTGGTCGCACGCGGGGCGCGGGCGCAGCGTGCCCGTCCTCGCGGTCGTCGCGCTCGCTCTGTGCGCGGCCGTCGCACTCGGCGGCCGGAGCGCCGTCGGCGCCGTTCCGCTCGTCGGGCTCGCCGTCTTCACCGCCTGCCACTTCGCCCTGCTCGCGCGCACGCGCCGCCCCGCGCGCGTGCGCGCGATGCTCGCGTTCGCGTTCGGGCTCGTGCACGGGTTCGGGTTCGCCGGCGTCCTCGCGGAGATGGCGCTCCCGGCGGAGCGCCTCGCGCCCGCGCTCTTCGGCTTCAACGTCGGCGTCGAGATCGGACAGATCGCGGTCGTCGCCGCCGCCTGGCCGCTGCTGCGGATGCTCCGGCGCATCGGCGACGGGAGCGCGCACCGGTGGGTGGTCGACGCCGCTTCCGCCGGCATCTGCGGGCTCGGCATCTTCTGGTTCGTCACGCGCGCCTTCGGCGGCGCCTAA